AAAGCAAGGCTCCCTCTACGAATGCTATTGACACTCTTCAACACAATCGCATTTCAGGTATGTAAACCTTAATACAGTAGAGAAATATGCTTTAGagctatttttctttattgttttcatttttatcgTGAACATATTCAGTGTTTGGTAATATTTATCCGCGGATacctcataaatatttataatagattttaacattcatattctcatgataaaaaatatttattagatgtATTTACGACTTtattcatacaattttatatcagcCTTTTTATCAGACTTAGGCGATTGCTTATGCCAGTACACATTTTTGCGATTACatgaataatgttattatcgTGTCTGTAGTAAAGGAgggttacttttatttcactgtTTACCAAAATTTCTGGTTcggttgatatttttaaaaccaataataataacatgtaCATTTCAATCTTTCAAACTATTtcgtcataatatattatgtcgaACGTCAGTAATACCAAATATAGATTGTAAATAGAAAACTTAACGTCAATTAATATCCATCTAATagactaatattttgttacaaaaactattaatattatatactctaCTGTATATAATCTACCTTATCCTTAAACACATAGTCTCGagaaattttactatttaacgTTCGTTCATAAACATACGTTGATACAatcgtatgaaaaaaattatgaatgaatataatatggaAACGCTATTTACGCAATGTGATTGTGGAAACTTGTAAAAGGGCTACTTActcgaacaaaaaaatatatatattcaataaaatatactttatcatGACATAAGTAAAATCATTCTGTCACacacattaaaacttttaattacattttaacattgaTTACTATTATCGTATCATGTTGTCATTATGTCATCTTTGACccgtaattaaatatacaagtgATGTGCGCGTGATTGGTAACTTTCCCGCACTGCCTCCCTAAACCTATCGAAGTATTTATACGTTCTTTAGCAGAAATAAATCgcgtgttatttttttatcacatcGTTATGTAATTACATCGGTTTTGTTTACTTGTTAGCAACTGGACTATTTTGGCAGCTGTACCTTGAACTCCACGTGTCGAGTGTAATGTATACACATGATTCGGAATACACACGACCAGTTACTCAGTAATCACATCACTGTCAAAGTCAAATCTTATCTCTATTAATCATCTgtgttttgtttatgaaatattatttaatgtagacGATTAAAGCGCCCTAGCATTAAGTTTGCTTTTTGTCCAACATTTAAATACGTTTGCAAATaagattaatgaaaaattttttactaCTCTCGTTGTCTATAAcggagaaaaataataatttatttctaaaatggaACGTAAAACTACTTAAgcataatcttttttatacttaaagacTTCAAATCTCTTTTTCTACGTAATAGGTAGCGTggtataatacttttttcataaatatatatcaatagacGTTAATTGTATTTAGTAAGGATAGAAAATGTGAAAATGTaaagagaatattattaaattcttttgcaatttatctaataaatgtttagttataagaataaatcgGTATTTATTCTTTACACAAAAAACACTACGCGTGTCCTTAACGGTATCAGTAAGAGTGTATTGTTTAGTTTCTCCTGTgtgttattcaataatttatttaaccataatgaaaaaatctttattcctGGCTGACTGATTTGAAATGcttcataaattttctatttcaggATTCTGTAATAGACTGGGCCCGTGACCATCGCATGCATCACAAATACTCCGAAACTGACGCTGATCCTCACAACGCGACCCGAGGATTCTTCTTCTCTCATGTTGGATGGCTGCTTGTCAGGAAGCATCCAGAGATAAAAGCAAAGGGCCATACGATCGACATGAGCGACCTTAAATCTGATCCTGTTCTGCGATTCCAGAAGAGGTTAGTTGtgcttcatatattttcaaacttcTGTACTACTTATACCTGGAATAAATAATCTAGATAATTATTCTCTATGGGAAAccaattcatttatatatggaTATTGCCTCTATAGAATTAATACtcaaatatcttaaaacatattcattacgttttattagtttaatgtatgtaaatatagttttatttagataatagGCTAATTTGATGGAATATTTAACTAATCTTTCGTAACAACTAGGTGACTCATTGGACACACGTTTGAATTCGATTCCAAAGTATACCAATCACATACtacgtaattaattaacattccTCACTAAGGATCAACGTGAGTTTATAACAGAGAAGGGTAATTTCATTATCAGGATTCCTAGTGTAATGGTTTAAGGTTCTTAATTAATACcgattatcttaaatttttgatgctaaatatttagaaactaATAATCctgtatgaaattattattacatatatgtatgtatttatgaatttaagtACTCATGTTCAAGAGGACATACAACATATCTTCTTaaaccttttaatatttactttatttcaatttttttttgcagacACTACCTTCTACTAATGCCTCTGGCCTGCTTCGTTCTGCCAACTTACATTCCCACTCTGTGGGGTGAAACATTATGGAACGCCTATTTCGTGTGCGCTATATTTAGATACGTATACGTCTTGAACGTAACTTGGCTGGTAAACTCTGCAGCTCACAAATGGGGCGACAAACCATACGACAAGAACATAAACCCAGTAGAAACTAAACCGGTTTCGTTGGTAGTACTGGGAGAAGGCTTTCACAACTACCACCATACCTTCCCATGGGACTACAAGACCGCTGAATTAGGACATTACCAGCTGAACTTTTCGAAGCTCTTTATCGACTTCATGGCAACAATTGGTTGGGCCTACGATCTTAAGACGGTATCAACTGACGTCATTGAGAAGCGTGTGAAAAGAACTGGCGACGGTTCTCACAAAGAATGGGGTCAGGAAATTAAGGAGAAAATTAGTCAggaataaattcaaaatcttagattatattaatcaaaaataattaataattataatgtaattagtTAAACATAGCTGTCATAGCGTTCTAAACATTTGTGACAATGACTGTAAACAGATTTGTGttgaatatataagtatatattataagatagtccgttttgatattaatttattgattgttattgtaatattgaatttaaaagacTAAATAgtttgttagaaaaataaaattttatttataagtctgTATTCATTGCCCTAATTTTCTACATGGTACTCGTAAACTCTATGTAAACAATACACTATATCTAGAAACCTTCTACAACATTGCTATTTCAATTAGGGTTGACTGTTGCCTTACTATGGTTGCTAGTAATTTGCCCTCTTGTTTGGATACGGTCAATTACTTTTACCACTATGGTGTTCTGAAAAAgttcgttataaaataattatttgaatattaaataaatagagacTGACTCGTTGTACGGTACACTGATACATGAAAACCTTTTTCTGCTATGTTACACACCAAAATCTGGTACAAATaactacattatttttacattgataTGAAACAATCTTGCCGGTAGTTATCAAGGTTGCGAGATAgggatatttataaaaataatacgtagttttattttcgttattcCGGTAATGATTGCTCGTCATAAAAAAGTTGTTCTGTTttctcatacattttta
The genomic region above belongs to Danaus plexippus chromosome 4, MEX_DaPlex, whole genome shotgun sequence and contains:
- the LOC116768419 gene encoding acyl-CoA Delta-9 desaturase-like, which translates into the protein MPPQGQQSESWVLNETDLNKDADTPIVPPSAEKRKLQIVWRNVILFALLHIGGVYGAYLFFTQAMWSTRLFAVVLYLCSGLGITAGAHRLWAHKSYKARLPLRMLLTLFNTIAFQDSVIDWARDHRMHHKYSETDADPHNATRGFFFSHVGWLLVRKHPEIKAKGHTIDMSDLKSDPVLRFQKRHYLLLMPLACFVLPTYIPTLWGETLWNAYFVCAIFRYVYVLNVTWLVNSAAHKWGDKPYDKNINPVETKPVSLVVLGEGFHNYHHTFPWDYKTAELGHYQLNFSKLFIDFMATIGWAYDLKTVSTDVIEKRVKRTGDGSHKEWGQEIKEKISQE